The DNA segment TCTACAAGTTTTCCAAGCGGTATCCCACGTCCGTAATCACGAACCGAAATCAAATTCTCTTTAAGTTCGACTTCTATTTTGTCGCCGTTTTTCATTATAAATTCATCGATAGAATTATCGATAACTTCTTTGAGCAGAACATAAATTCCGTCATCGTATTGATTGCCGTTTCCAAGCCGCCCGATATACATTCCGGAACGTAAGCGAATATGTTCAAGCGAATCGAGCGTTTGAATTTTGCTTTCGTCATAAATTGTTTCTTTATCTGACTGCGCCATATTTCCCATCCTATTTTTGAAATAAAATACAATATTTACATATCAAAACGCAAAATGCGACGAAATAATTTTCATTCGGATTTTCATCCGATAGTATTCTTTAAAAATAAGAAAGAAAGTATCGTTCGTTTTTATTTGCCGGTATCGGGCAAAAACTATTTTCTTTTTGATTAAATCGTAAAGGAAATGAAAAATGGATTGGCAGGCGCCCAAAGGAACTCGAGATTTTTATCCGGACGAAACGAGAATCAGGGACTATATTTTTGATTCTTGGAAAAACAGTTGCGTAAAATACGGATTTGAGCCTTATGACGCGCCTGTTTTTGAGCATTTGGAGGTCTATACTCAAAAAAGCGGCGACGAAATCGAAGGGCAGTTATATACGTTTGAAGATAAAGCTGGTCGGAAATTAGCGCTTCGCCCCGAGATGACTCCGTCGCTTGCGAGAATGATTGCGGCAAAAGGGCAGGAACTTAAAAAGCCGATAAAATGGTATTCAATTCCCAAACTTTTCCGTTACGAAAAGATGCAAAAAGGGCGGCTTCGCGAATTTTTCCAGTTGAATATGGATATTTTAGGCGTTGACGACGTTTGCGCCGACGCAGAACTTATTGCCGCGGCGATTAATATGCTTTGCGATTTAGGGCTTTCAAGCGACGATTTTCAGGTTCATATTTCAAGCAGAACGCTTTTGGAGCGATTATTTTTATTCGTCGGAGTAAATCTGGACGATCTTGCAAAGTTATATGCGATTCTGGATAAAATGCACAAAGTTTCGTTTGACGATTTTTGTTTGATGATTGACGAATTTTTTGCAGACAAAAAGGTCGCCCAAAGCGTTAAAAAAATATTATCGGCAAAAAATATCGATGAAATTTCGGCGATAAACAGCGATATTGAACCGATAAAAGAAATTAATCAAATGTTTGAGCGTCTGCAAAATCTCGGTTTTTCCGATTATATAGAATTTGACGTTTCGGTTGTTCGCGGTTTGGCGTATTATACGGGAGTCGTATTTGAGATTTTTGACAAAAAGCGGACTATGCGCGCTATCGCCGGCGGCGGAAGATACGACAAATTGGTCGAACTTTACGGCGGGCAGCCTACTCCTGCGGTTGGTTTTGCGGTAGGCGACGTAGTTTTAAGCGATTTGCTTAAAGAATTGGGCAAACTTCCCGAAATCAAACAAAACTGCGATTTATTTATCGTTTCGTTCGACAAAGATTATTCAAATGTCCTGAAAACCGTAAAAAGATTCAGAGATGCGAATTTAAGCGTTCAGTATCCGCTGAAACTTGGAAATTTCGGCAGACAGATGAAGCAAGCGGACGGCGCCGGGGCGAAAATTGTGCTTTTTATCGGCGGCGAAGAAGAAAAAAACGGAAACTATAAAATAAAAATAATGGAAACCGGCGAAGAGAGAGTCGTTTCTATGGATAA comes from the Chitinispirillales bacterium genome and includes:
- the hisS gene encoding histidine--tRNA ligase, giving the protein MDWQAPKGTRDFYPDETRIRDYIFDSWKNSCVKYGFEPYDAPVFEHLEVYTQKSGDEIEGQLYTFEDKAGRKLALRPEMTPSLARMIAAKGQELKKPIKWYSIPKLFRYEKMQKGRLREFFQLNMDILGVDDVCADAELIAAAINMLCDLGLSSDDFQVHISSRTLLERLFLFVGVNLDDLAKLYAILDKMHKVSFDDFCLMIDEFFADKKVAQSVKKILSAKNIDEISAINSDIEPIKEINQMFERLQNLGFSDYIEFDVSVVRGLAYYTGVVFEIFDKKRTMRAIAGGGRYDKLVELYGGQPTPAVGFAVGDVVLSDLLKELGKLPEIKQNCDLFIVSFDKDYSNVLKTVKRFRDANLSVQYPLKLGNFGRQMKQADGAGAKIVLFIGGEEEKNGNYKIKIMETGEERVVSMDNIVNLF